In bacterium YEK0313, one genomic interval encodes:
- a CDS encoding hypothetical protein (PaaX-like protein C-terminal domain), producing MDKDSNINEWTAGMNVSARSVILDLLATDSGAAFSAADLLRAGAAFGLGAVGMRTAMTRLKAEGRLVQKARGLYGVGPAAEALQRRVLGWRSVQARRRGWSGQWLLALAGPEERADRTVWRRTLKALALEGFAEAETNVWVRPANLAGGAEAMRARLGELGHARSLLIVTAGEVDALRAGRFARLWDGPAIAAGHADMAAALGGSEVRLAQADLAAAAAETLALGRRAVRRIVRDPLLPETFGTVDALAGLVAAMDRYDRFGKAVWRRYLAG from the coding sequence ATGGACAAAGATAGCAACATCAACGAATGGACCGCGGGCATGAATGTCAGCGCGCGGTCGGTGATCCTCGATCTCCTGGCGACCGATTCCGGGGCGGCCTTTTCCGCCGCCGATCTGCTGCGCGCCGGGGCGGCCTTCGGGCTGGGCGCCGTGGGCATGAGGACCGCGATGACCCGGCTGAAGGCGGAAGGGCGCCTCGTGCAGAAGGCGCGCGGCCTCTATGGCGTGGGGCCGGCCGCCGAGGCACTGCAGCGCCGCGTGCTGGGCTGGCGCTCGGTCCAGGCGCGCCGGCGCGGCTGGAGCGGCCAGTGGCTGCTGGCATTGGCCGGGCCGGAAGAGCGGGCCGACCGGACGGTCTGGCGGCGCACGCTCAAGGCGCTGGCGCTCGAGGGCTTTGCCGAAGCCGAGACCAATGTCTGGGTCCGGCCGGCCAATCTCGCCGGCGGCGCCGAGGCCATGCGGGCACGGCTTGGCGAGCTCGGCCATGCGCGGTCGCTGCTGATCGTGACGGCCGGCGAGGTCGATGCGCTTCGCGCCGGCCGGTTCGCCCGGCTCTGGGACGGGCCTGCGATCGCCGCGGGGCATGCCGACATGGCTGCGGCGCTCGGCGGCAGCGAGGTACGGCTCGCCCAGGCCGATCTGGCCGCGGCCGCTGCGGAAACGCTGGCGCTCGGCCGCCGCGCGGTCCGGCGCATCGTGCGCGACCCTCTGCTGCCGGAGACGTTCGGGACGGTCGATGCGCTGGCCGGTCTGGTCGCCGCCATGGATCGCTACGATCGCTTCGGCAAGGCGGTCTGGCGGCGCTATCTCGCGGGCTGA
- the hrp1_2 gene encoding Hypoxic response protein 1, which yields MHGIASLLKHLGPGLAPVTPVERLRAAVGALCGILVTGFAMRFALGPSPALPLLIAPIGASAVLLFAVPASPLAQPWSILGGNVISALIGVTAASHVGDPILAAALAGGGAIAAMMLLGCLHPPGGAVALTAVLGGPTVTAAGYGFALWPVGVDSAVLLATALLFNNLTGRRYPHRPAPVRRDHQTADPQPSERLGFTAADLDAALAAHGELVDISRDDLEDILHQAEERAFHRRSGAMTCADIMSRDVVTVSPDSSWLEAAALLRRHSVKALPVIGENGRVVGIVSATDLVDKMVWGPKGPRVGLVHRLREAALLKRPAQASVEEIMSAPVRSARPETPIAELVPLMADGGWHHLPVIGAKGELLGVVTQSDLIAALFHGRITAGVPAAAKAA from the coding sequence ATGCATGGCATTGCATCCCTCCTGAAGCACCTGGGGCCGGGGCTTGCCCCGGTCACGCCGGTCGAACGCCTGCGCGCGGCAGTCGGCGCCCTCTGCGGCATTCTCGTCACCGGGTTCGCCATGCGCTTCGCGCTCGGACCCTCCCCGGCCCTGCCGCTGCTGATCGCCCCGATCGGCGCTTCCGCGGTCCTCCTGTTCGCCGTGCCGGCAAGCCCGCTGGCCCAGCCCTGGTCCATCCTCGGCGGCAACGTCATCTCGGCGCTGATCGGCGTCACGGCGGCGAGCCATGTCGGCGATCCCATTCTTGCCGCCGCCCTTGCCGGCGGCGGGGCCATTGCCGCGATGATGCTGCTCGGCTGCCTGCATCCGCCGGGCGGCGCCGTGGCCCTGACCGCCGTGCTGGGCGGCCCGACCGTCACGGCCGCCGGCTATGGCTTCGCGCTCTGGCCGGTCGGGGTGGACTCGGCCGTGCTGCTCGCCACCGCGCTCCTCTTCAACAATCTCACCGGGCGCCGCTACCCGCATCGGCCGGCCCCGGTCCGCCGCGACCATCAGACGGCGGATCCGCAACCGAGCGAACGCCTCGGTTTCACCGCCGCCGATCTCGACGCGGCGCTGGCCGCCCATGGCGAGCTCGTCGACATCAGCCGGGACGATCTCGAGGATATTCTTCACCAGGCCGAGGAACGGGCCTTCCATCGGCGCTCGGGCGCCATGACCTGCGCCGACATCATGTCGCGCGACGTCGTCACCGTCTCGCCCGACAGTTCCTGGCTGGAAGCCGCGGCCCTGCTGCGGCGCCACAGCGTCAAGGCGCTGCCGGTGATCGGCGAGAACGGGCGCGTCGTCGGCATCGTCAGCGCCACGGATCTCGTCGACAAGATGGTATGGGGGCCGAAGGGGCCGCGTGTCGGCCTCGTCCACCGCCTGCGCGAGGCGGCCCTGCTGAAACGGCCGGCCCAGGCATCCGTCGAGGAGATCATGTCGGCGCCCGTGCGCTCGGCGCGGCCCGAAACGCCGATCGCGGAACTGGTGCCGCTGATGGCCGACGGCGGCTGGCATCATCTGCCCGTCATCGGCGCCAAGGGGGAGTTGCTCGGCGTCGTCACGCAGTCGGACCTGATCGCCGCCCTGTTCCACGGCCGGATCACGGCCGGCGTCCCGGCGGCCGCCAAGGCCGCCTGA